The Echinicola jeungdonensis genome segment TGCCCCTGATGATATGTACCATGGGCTAAGGGCTCAACTGGAAGAAATTTTTGAAGACAAATTGGAAATCACTTTTACCGATCTCGCCAACCAGGAAAATTTTAAGGATAATATTCAACCCAATACCAAATTACTTTGGATGGAAACCCCTTCCAATCCTTTATTAAAAATTTGCCCCATTAATGTCCTTACTGCAATCGCCAAATTCAACAATATTGCCACTGTTTGTGACAACACTTTTGCCACTCCTGTTTTTCAACATCCATTAAAACTTGGGGCTGATATGGTCATGCATAGTGCCACCAAATACCTGGGTGGGCATAGTGACATTTTGGGAGGAATATTGGTAACAAAAGAACCCAATGAACTTTGGGGGAAAATTAGAAAAGTGCAAAGAATAGGTGGAGCCGTGATGGCACCCTGGGATTGTTACTTGTTAACCCGCTCATTGAAAACCCTGGCTTACCGGATGAAAGGCCATGCTGAACATGCCGGTATCATAGCTTCATTTTTGGATCAGCACCCTAAAGTTGAAAAGGTATATTACCCAGGGCTGGTCAATCATGAAGGCCATACTATCGCCCTTCAACAAATGTCAGGGTTCGGCGGGATCCTTTCATTTTTGATCAAAGGGGGAGCCAAAGAAGCAAACCGGGTAATTTCCCGGCTAAAATACTTTACAAATGCAACCAGTTTAGGGGGAGTGGAAAGCCTGATTGAAAGAAGGGCTGCTGTGGAAGGCCCCAATACCCCGACTCCTCCAAATTTGATCCGTGTCTCTGTGGGGCTTGAACATTTGGAAGATCTGTTGGAGGATTGGGAACAAGCTTTATCCTAGTTGGCATAAATAGAAAGCGGCCATCTTATTAAAAGTGGCCGCTTATTTTATTAACTGACTTTATTTAAAAAAGTGTGTTGAATAAGTTGGATGAGGTTTACTTATATGGGTGATCACAACTTTTGCTTGCAAAGAAAAACATAAGTTTTACTAATCACAAAGATATCACCTAAAAAAAGTACAATTTTTTTCAACTAAATAATTATATATAATTATTCTGGTTTTTTATTTATTTTGGATGTAGATACATTTAAAAAAAATACCTGTATTTTCCTATTTTTTCAAAATCAGTTATTTAACCTGCCCAAGCTTCGCGGTCCAAACTCCTGTACTGGATAGCTTCGGCCAAATGCTCCACTTTAATGTCTTCACTTTCTGCAAGGTCGGCAATGGTCCGTGAAACTTTTAGTATCCGATCATAAGCTCTGGCTGAAAGCCCCAATTTCTCCATGGCCGTTTTAAGCAAAACCTTTCCAGCTTCATTAATATGGCATACATCTTTCACCATATGAGAAGGCATCATAGCATTGCAGTAAATATTATTTTCCCCTTCAAACCTTTTCATCTGACGTTCCCTTCCTACTACAACTCTTTCACGGATGGATTTACTGTTCTCGGCTTTACGGGTGGCTGTCATCTCCTCAAATTTTACCGGAGTAACCTCCACATGGATATCTATCCGGTCCAATAATGGCCCGCTGACCTTGTTCAAGTACCGCTGTACCACCCCAGGTCCACAAACACACTCTTTCTCTGGGTGATTATAATACCCGCAAGGGCAGGGGTTCATACTTGCAATCAGCATAAAATTAGCAGGATAATCCACAGTTATCTTTGCCCGGGAAATGGTGACCCGCCTTTCCTCCAAGGGCTGTCTCATCACCTCCAACACCGTTCTTTTAAACTCCGGCAATTCATCCAAAAAAAGAACACCATGATGTGATAGGGAAATTTCCCCAGGCTGAGGGTTTCCTCCCCCTCCCACCAAGGCCACATCGCTGATGGTGTGATGAGGAGACCGGTAGGGGCGTTGGGCAATCAGTGCGGCATCCCTACCCAATCTACCTGCAACAGAGTGGATTTTGGTTGTTTCCAAAGCCTCCTGCAAGGTCAAGGGTGGCAAAATGGAAGGCAACCTTTTAGCAATCATCGTTTTCCCAGCACCTGGAGGCCCCACCATCACTACATTATGCCCTCCTGCTGCGGCAATTTCCATAGCCCTTTTAATATTTTCCTGTCCCTGGACATCAGCAAAGTCAAATTCGTAATCCTCCAAAGAATCGTAAAAAATATCCCGGGTATCAGATGCTGTGGGAGCAATATCTTTTTCACCTTCCAAAAATCCAATAGCCTCTTCCAAGGAATCCACCCCTATCACATCCAGGTTATTCACAATAGAGGCCTCTGAAGCATTAGCCTGAGGAAGGATAAATCCCTTAAATCCTCTTTTCCGCGCTTCAATAGCAATTGGCAATACCCCTTTAA includes the following:
- a CDS encoding trans-sulfuration enzyme family protein, whose product is MKFETLAIHGGNLVTDSQKPVIQPITLSTTFEHQGGSMLYSRINNPNRLALENLMAKIEMGSEGAAFSSGNAAAMSVFQALPHGSHVIAPDDMYHGLRAQLEEIFEDKLEITFTDLANQENFKDNIQPNTKLLWMETPSNPLLKICPINVLTAIAKFNNIATVCDNTFATPVFQHPLKLGADMVMHSATKYLGGHSDILGGILVTKEPNELWGKIRKVQRIGGAVMAPWDCYLLTRSLKTLAYRMKGHAEHAGIIASFLDQHPKVEKVYYPGLVNHEGHTIALQQMSGFGGILSFLIKGGAKEANRVISRLKYFTNATSLGGVESLIERRAAVEGPNTPTPPNLIRVSVGLEHLEDLLEDWEQALS
- a CDS encoding YifB family Mg chelatase-like AAA ATPase codes for the protein MVAKTFGSSVSGVDAKLITIEVNVGQGTNFYMVGLPDSAVKESQQRVESALKYFGFRMPRQKVVVNLAPADIRKEGSSYDLPIALGILKASEQVGFPELEEYIIMGELSLDGQLRPIKGVLPIAIEARKRGFKGFILPQANASEASIVNNLDVIGVDSLEEAIGFLEGEKDIAPTASDTRDIFYDSLEDYEFDFADVQGQENIKRAMEIAAAGGHNVVMVGPPGAGKTMIAKRLPSILPPLTLQEALETTKIHSVAGRLGRDAALIAQRPYRSPHHTISDVALVGGGGNPQPGEISLSHHGVLFLDELPEFKRTVLEVMRQPLEERRVTISRAKITVDYPANFMLIASMNPCPCGYYNHPEKECVCGPGVVQRYLNKVSGPLLDRIDIHVEVTPVKFEEMTATRKAENSKSIRERVVVGRERQMKRFEGENNIYCNAMMPSHMVKDVCHINEAGKVLLKTAMEKLGLSARAYDRILKVSRTIADLAESEDIKVEHLAEAIQYRSLDREAWAG